In Mammaliicoccus sp. Marseille-Q6498, the genomic stretch TAACACCATTACCTCTTGATTTATTAGATAAACAATTAAACACTGCAATATCAATAGGTCCTGACGCAATTAAAACAGGTATGTTAGGTTCTGAAGAAATCATCAAACGTGCCCGTCAAACATTTGACGAATCAGGTTCTGAAATCTTCGTAGTAGACCCAGTTATGGTATGTAAAGGCGATGACGAAGTACTTAACCCGGGAAATACTGACGCAATGATTAAAGAACTATTACCAAAAGCAACAGTAGTGACACCAAACTTATTCGAAGCGGGTCAATTATCAGGCTTAGGTAAATTAACTTCAATAGAAGATATGAAAAAAGCAGCAGAAAAAATCCATGAATTAGGTGCACAATATGTCATCATTAAAGGCGGAAAAGCGTTAGAATCAGATAAAGCTTACGACCTTTACTACGATGGTAAAAAACACGTACTCCTTTCAACAGACAAATTCCAATCAAGTTACAATCATGGAGCAGGATGTACATTCGCAGCTGCAACAACAGCTAACCTAGCAAACGGTGAAACACCAGAAGATGCGATTATACATGCTAAAGAATTTGTAGCTTCAGCAATTAAAAACGGTTGGAAAATGAACGAATTCGTTGGACCAGTCGACCACGGCGCAGCAAACCGTGTAGAGAAAATTAAAGTATATAGAGAAGAAGTATAAAAACTAAAAATATAAATTAAAACGCCCCCTAACGTTGGATCAACAGCCAACTTTAGGGGGTTTTATATAATTTAAATACATTAAAAACATCTATTATAATATCTTTACTTCCTAACATTCGGATAGTAATTATACACTAAAAGCGAAATATGATGATTGAGTTTCAGAAAAACAGGGAACGAAATATATATACGTATTAAAAACTAGGAGGAATTTTGTATGTCACGGTACGTTTTTCAATCACCAAGTAGATATGTACAAGGTAAGGGAGAAATTAAAAGTATACCTAATGAAGTTGAAAATTTAGGAGATACGCCCTTAATTATTTCGGATAGTTTAGTTTGGTCATTAACTAGTAAAGATATTAAAGCTAGTTTTGAAGATAGCGATCTTAGTTACAAATATGAAGAATTTAGTGGTGAAGCCTCTGAAAATGAAATAAAAAGACTAAGCAAAATCGCTCAAGACAATAATATTAATGTCATTGTCGGAGTTGGCGGAGGAAAAACATTAGATACAGCGAAAGCAATTTCTGATGAGCTTAGTTCCCCTGTAATTATTGTTCCAACTACTGCTTCCACAGATGCTCCAACAAGTGCTCTTTCAGTCATCTATTCTGATGAAGGTGTTTTTAC encodes the following:
- the thiD gene encoding bifunctional hydroxymethylpyrimidine kinase/phosphomethylpyrimidine kinase, which gives rise to MALKKVLTIAGSDTSAGAGMQADLKTFQEHNTYGMVALTAVVTMDPKTWSHDVTPLPLDLLDKQLNTAISIGPDAIKTGMLGSEEIIKRARQTFDESGSEIFVVDPVMVCKGDDEVLNPGNTDAMIKELLPKATVVTPNLFEAGQLSGLGKLTSIEDMKKAAEKIHELGAQYVIIKGGKALESDKAYDLYYDGKKHVLLSTDKFQSSYNHGAGCTFAAATTANLANGETPEDAIIHAKEFVASAIKNGWKMNEFVGPVDHGAANRVEKIKVYREEV